In one Shinella zoogloeoides genomic region, the following are encoded:
- a CDS encoding bifunctional diguanylate cyclase/phosphodiesterase, with product MNDRNAPLSFRGLGYYIPAIVVAFAVLIAAFLADVQKRRLETEYLRSFTTEQLGLLRARLQGNILSDIKLVQGLVATFSTEPDMSPERFADLSRRIFREGTQLRNLAIAPDFVVTLVYPLKGNERSLGLDYHKNVQQRAAAMQVKQHDRLIVTGPVNLVQGGRALIARYPIHTGKDNAFFGIASAVIDLDKLLASSGFDEDMRIAVSISSRAHEGGEAKGFFRTTAAVDADPVVMSLDIGHEIWTMSAAPVKGWHQPSADLGLFRGGLALLALIIVAPMFWVGYLTKDRHRHILALQDREERLETVSQRLQLALDASKVGVWEYDSETRHLSWDARMRVLYDVPPTQPVCGYEDWRRGLHPDDLEEAERVFATAIETEKPYITAFRVLRHDGSIRHIRAHGMTYRASSGAKRIVGANWDVTEDIQLQAELLQAKLTAEAQNRALEEARRVMEHNSLHDALTRLPNRRFLDQQLALASDDGRALTLLHIDLDRFKDINDTLGHAAGDEVLKQAAAVLRAHVPAEDFIARIGGDEFVLLSRRDPAAADFPTLSARLIEAISAPMAIEGHDCRIGASIGIATRHDAEESAEQLLVNADIALYEAKRRGRNRVEAFNDELRLRTVEIKRLSDDILRGLERGEFHPFFQPQFDAETLEIVGVEALARWAHPTRGFIPPDVFLPVAESLNVVAQIDEAILDQALFQTIRWEGQGLDIPRVSVNVSCQRLRDENLIEKLKAMNIRPGALTFELLESISFDAADDGLKQAIEEIKALGIDIEIDDFGSGHASIVSLLELSPKRLKIDRRLVLPLLESTAQQSLVHSIIDIGKVRGIETVAEGVETLAHAELLRSLGCDALQGYALARPMPADDFLAFAKAREWMPAARPTTARAS from the coding sequence ATGAACGACCGGAATGCCCCACTATCCTTCCGGGGGCTGGGATACTACATCCCCGCCATCGTCGTCGCGTTTGCCGTCCTGATCGCCGCCTTTCTCGCCGACGTGCAGAAGCGCCGGCTGGAGACGGAATACCTGCGCTCCTTCACCACGGAACAACTCGGCCTGCTGCGCGCACGCCTGCAGGGCAACATCCTCAGCGACATCAAGCTGGTGCAGGGCCTCGTCGCGACATTCTCAACCGAACCGGACATGTCGCCGGAGCGTTTCGCCGACCTGTCCCGCCGTATTTTCCGCGAGGGAACGCAACTGCGTAATCTCGCCATCGCGCCGGATTTCGTCGTCACCCTCGTCTATCCGCTGAAGGGCAACGAACGCAGCCTCGGCCTCGACTATCACAAGAACGTACAGCAGCGCGCCGCCGCCATGCAGGTCAAGCAGCACGACCGGCTGATCGTCACCGGCCCGGTGAATCTCGTGCAGGGCGGGCGCGCCCTCATCGCGCGCTATCCGATCCATACCGGCAAGGACAACGCCTTCTTCGGCATCGCCTCCGCGGTGATCGACCTCGACAAGCTGCTCGCCAGCAGCGGCTTCGACGAGGACATGCGCATCGCCGTCTCGATTTCCAGCCGGGCGCATGAGGGTGGCGAGGCGAAGGGTTTCTTCCGCACCACTGCCGCGGTCGATGCCGACCCGGTGGTGATGTCCCTCGACATCGGCCATGAGATCTGGACCATGTCGGCCGCGCCGGTGAAGGGCTGGCACCAGCCTTCCGCCGATCTCGGCCTCTTTCGCGGCGGCCTTGCGCTGCTCGCCCTCATCATCGTCGCGCCGATGTTCTGGGTCGGTTACCTCACGAAGGACCGCCACCGCCATATCCTTGCCTTGCAGGATCGCGAGGAGCGACTGGAAACCGTCTCGCAGCGCCTCCAGCTCGCGCTCGACGCCTCCAAGGTCGGCGTATGGGAATACGACTCCGAAACCCGGCACCTCTCCTGGGACGCGCGCATGCGCGTCCTCTACGACGTGCCGCCGACGCAGCCGGTTTGCGGCTATGAGGATTGGCGCCGCGGGCTGCATCCCGATGATCTCGAAGAGGCCGAGCGCGTCTTCGCCACCGCCATCGAGACGGAAAAACCATACATCACCGCGTTCCGCGTGCTGCGGCACGACGGCAGCATCCGCCATATCCGCGCGCACGGCATGACCTACCGCGCCTCCTCCGGCGCCAAGCGCATCGTCGGCGCCAACTGGGACGTGACGGAGGACATCCAGCTTCAGGCCGAGCTGCTGCAGGCCAAGCTGACGGCCGAGGCGCAGAACCGCGCGCTGGAGGAAGCCCGCCGCGTCATGGAGCACAATTCGCTGCACGATGCGCTGACGCGCCTGCCGAACCGCCGCTTCCTCGACCAGCAGCTCGCCCTTGCCAGCGACGACGGGCGGGCGCTGACGCTGCTTCATATCGACCTCGACCGCTTCAAGGACATCAACGACACGCTCGGCCATGCCGCCGGCGACGAGGTGCTGAAACAGGCGGCCGCCGTGCTGCGCGCCCATGTTCCGGCGGAGGACTTCATCGCCCGCATCGGCGGCGACGAATTCGTGCTCCTGTCGCGCCGCGATCCGGCGGCGGCCGACTTCCCGACGCTATCGGCGCGCCTCATCGAGGCAATCAGCGCGCCGATGGCGATCGAGGGCCACGACTGTCGCATCGGCGCGAGCATCGGCATTGCGACGCGCCACGACGCGGAGGAATCCGCCGAGCAGCTTCTCGTCAACGCCGATATCGCGCTCTACGAGGCCAAGCGCCGAGGCCGCAACCGGGTCGAGGCCTTCAACGACGAGCTGCGCCTTCGCACCGTGGAGATCAAGCGTCTCAGCGACGATATCCTGCGCGGCCTCGAACGGGGCGAGTTCCACCCCTTCTTCCAGCCGCAGTTCGATGCGGAGACGCTGGAGATCGTCGGCGTCGAGGCGCTTGCCCGCTGGGCGCATCCGACGCGCGGCTTCATCCCGCCGGACGTTTTCCTGCCGGTCGCCGAAAGCCTCAACGTCGTCGCGCAGATCGACGAGGCCATCCTCGACCAGGCGCTTTTCCAGACCATTCGCTGGGAAGGCCAGGGCCTCGATATCCCGCGCGTCTCGGTCAACGTCTCCTGCCAGCGCCTGCGCGACGAGAACCTCATCGAGAAGCTGAAGGCGATGAACATCCGGCCCGGCGCACTCACCTTCGAGCTTCTGGAATCGATCTCCTTCGACGCCGCCGACGACGGACTGAAACAGGCGATCGAGGAGATCAAAGCGCTCGGCATCGATATCGAGATCGACGATTTCGGCAGCGGCCACGCCTCCATCGTCAGCCTGCTCGAACTGTCGCCCAAGCGGCTGAAGATCGACCGGCGGCTGGTGCTGCCATTGCTGGAATCCACCGCACAGCAGAGCCTCGTCCATTCGATCATCGATATCGGCAAGGTCCGCGGCATCGAGACGGTCGCCGAGGGCGTCGAGACGCTTGCGCATGCCGAGCTGCTGCGCAGCCTCGGTTGCGACGCCCTGCAGGGCTATGCGCTCGCGCGGCCGATGCCGGCGGACGACTTCCTCGCCTTCGCCAAGGCACGCGAATGGATGCCGGCGGCAAGACCTACGACGGCAAGAGCGAGCTGA
- the oppB gene encoding oligopeptide ABC transporter permease OppB, which translates to MLAFVLRRLASAVPTLFIVVTISFFLMRFAPGGPFNLERPLPPATMENLMRAYQLDQPLWRQYLTYMGNAVSGDFGPSYIYKDNTVAELIGKGLPYSMELGFYALLLALVGGVTVGTIAALRQNSALDFAVMSVATIGVTVPNFVVGPVLTLIFAIVLAWLPAGGWGDGSLRFLILPMIALALPQLAVFARLTRGSMIEALRTDHIRTARAYGLPAKSVVVVHAMRGAMLPIVSYLAPCAAALLTGSAVVETIFTIPGVGRYFVLGAINRDYTLVMGTVVLIAIFVIVFNLLVDILYGLLDPRVRHD; encoded by the coding sequence ATGCTTGCTTTCGTTCTACGGCGCCTCGCCAGCGCCGTGCCGACGCTATTCATCGTCGTCACAATCTCCTTCTTCCTCATGCGCTTTGCGCCCGGCGGGCCGTTCAACCTCGAACGCCCTCTTCCGCCCGCCACGATGGAAAACCTGATGCGGGCCTACCAGCTCGATCAGCCGCTCTGGCGACAATATCTCACCTATATGGGCAATGCGGTCAGCGGCGATTTCGGTCCGAGCTACATCTACAAGGACAATACGGTCGCCGAACTCATCGGCAAGGGCCTGCCCTATTCGATGGAACTCGGCTTCTACGCGCTGCTGCTTGCGCTGGTCGGCGGCGTCACCGTCGGCACGATCGCCGCGCTCCGCCAAAACAGCGCGCTCGATTTCGCGGTCATGTCGGTCGCGACCATCGGCGTGACGGTGCCCAATTTCGTCGTCGGCCCCGTCCTGACGCTGATCTTCGCCATCGTGCTTGCCTGGCTGCCGGCCGGCGGATGGGGCGACGGGTCGCTGCGCTTCCTCATCCTGCCGATGATCGCGCTCGCGCTGCCGCAGCTCGCCGTCTTCGCGCGCCTGACGCGCGGCTCGATGATCGAGGCGCTGCGCACCGACCATATCCGCACCGCGCGGGCCTATGGCCTGCCGGCGAAATCGGTGGTCGTGGTGCATGCCATGCGCGGCGCCATGCTGCCGATCGTCTCCTATCTCGCGCCCTGCGCGGCGGCCCTCCTGACGGGCTCGGCCGTGGTCGAGACGATCTTCACCATTCCAGGCGTCGGGCGCTATTTCGTGCTCGGCGCGATCAACCGCGATTATACGCTCGTCATGGGCACGGTCGTGCTGATTGCCATCTTCGTCATCGTGTTCAACCTGCTGGTCGACATTCTCTATGGCCTGCTCGATCCGAGGGTTCGCCATGACTGA
- a CDS encoding amino acid ABC transporter substrate-binding protein: MNWLKTLAAAAALQVAVLAPAHAGENLDAVKAAGALKIGTEGTYAPFTYHDTDGKLVGFDVEIGEAIAKKLGVKAEFLEGKWDGLIAGLDANRYDAVINQVGITDARKQKYDFSEPYIASKAVLIVRADDDSIKGFADLKGKKSAQSLTSNFGKLAEGAGAELVGTDGFDQSIQLVLTGRADATINDSLSFLDFKKHKPDANVKIAAEQADADYSGVIIRKGEPELLEAINKALADIKADGTYQAISDKYFGQDVSK; encoded by the coding sequence ATGAACTGGTTGAAGACCCTCGCCGCCGCCGCGGCCCTCCAGGTTGCTGTCCTCGCCCCGGCCCATGCCGGCGAAAACCTCGACGCCGTCAAGGCTGCCGGCGCGCTGAAGATCGGCACCGAAGGCACCTACGCCCCCTTCACCTACCATGACACCGACGGCAAGCTGGTCGGCTTCGACGTCGAGATCGGCGAGGCGATCGCCAAGAAGCTCGGCGTCAAGGCCGAGTTCCTGGAAGGCAAGTGGGACGGCCTGATCGCCGGCCTCGACGCAAACCGCTACGACGCCGTGATCAACCAGGTCGGCATCACCGACGCGCGCAAGCAGAAATACGACTTCTCGGAGCCCTACATCGCCTCCAAGGCCGTGCTGATCGTGCGCGCCGACGACGACAGCATCAAGGGTTTCGCCGACCTCAAGGGCAAGAAGTCCGCCCAGTCACTGACCAGCAACTTCGGCAAGCTCGCCGAAGGCGCCGGCGCCGAACTCGTCGGCACCGACGGCTTCGACCAGTCGATCCAGCTCGTCCTGACCGGCCGCGCCGACGCCACGATCAACGACAGCCTGTCCTTCCTCGACTTCAAGAAGCACAAGCCCGATGCCAACGTGAAGATCGCCGCCGAACAGGCCGATGCGGACTATTCCGGCGTCATCATCCGCAAGGGCGAACCGGAGCTGCTGGAAGCGATCAACAAGGCGCTGGCCGACATCAAGGCCGACGGCACCTACCAGGCGATCTCCGACAAGTATTTCGGCCAGGACGTTTCCAAGTAA
- a CDS encoding ABC transporter ATP-binding protein → MEETKKTMEPILAVRDLKVSFTTPDGQVNAVKGIDLDVRPGETLAVVGESGSGKSQTMMGIMGLLAANGTVTGSAKYRGQEMVGLPPKALNEIRGAKITMIFQEPMTSLDPLYPIGKQIAEVIVHHRGGTRKAARPRVLELLKLVGIPDPDRRINSYPHEMSGGQRQRVMIAMALANEPDILIADEPTTALDVTIQAQILKLLRDLQKRFDMAIVLITHDLGIVRHFAERVVVMRRGEVVEQGATAEIFENPKADYTRMLIEAEPHGRKAAPADDAPIILEGRNVVVDYKIDGGLLKKRASTFRAVDNVSISLHEGQTIGIVGESGSGKSTLGRALLRLISSEGAYRFGKTDISGLDRTGMRPLRRSMQVVFQDPYGSLSPRQTVGEIITEGLYVHEPQLSRAERDKRAIEALKEVGLDPAARNRYPHEFSGGQRQRIAIARAMILKPQAVILDEPTSALDRSVQGQVIELLRDLQSRYGLSYVFISHDLSVVRAMSDYVVVMKDGKIVEEGPTDAIFSAPREAYTKTLIGAAYNIAP, encoded by the coding sequence ATGGAAGAGACGAAAAAGACCATGGAGCCGATCCTTGCCGTCCGGGACCTGAAGGTCTCCTTCACGACGCCGGACGGTCAGGTCAACGCGGTCAAGGGCATCGACCTCGATGTCCGCCCCGGCGAGACGCTGGCGGTGGTGGGCGAATCCGGTTCCGGCAAGAGCCAGACCATGATGGGCATCATGGGCCTGCTCGCCGCGAACGGTACGGTCACCGGCTCGGCGAAATATCGCGGCCAGGAGATGGTCGGGCTTCCGCCGAAGGCGCTCAACGAGATCCGCGGCGCGAAGATCACGATGATCTTCCAGGAGCCGATGACCTCGCTCGATCCGCTGTATCCTATCGGCAAGCAGATCGCCGAGGTGATCGTGCATCACCGCGGCGGTACGCGGAAGGCCGCCCGCCCGCGCGTGCTGGAACTCCTCAAGCTCGTCGGTATTCCCGATCCGGACCGCCGCATCAACAGCTATCCGCACGAAATGTCCGGCGGTCAGCGCCAGCGCGTAATGATCGCCATGGCGCTCGCCAACGAGCCGGACATCCTGATCGCCGACGAGCCGACGACGGCGCTCGACGTGACCATCCAGGCGCAGATACTCAAGCTGCTGCGAGACCTGCAGAAGCGGTTCGACATGGCGATCGTGCTGATCACGCACGACCTCGGCATAGTCCGGCATTTCGCCGAGCGGGTCGTCGTCATGCGGCGCGGCGAGGTAGTGGAGCAGGGCGCGACGGCGGAGATCTTCGAGAACCCGAAGGCCGATTACACGCGCATGCTGATCGAGGCGGAGCCGCACGGCCGCAAGGCCGCGCCGGCGGACGACGCGCCGATCATCCTCGAAGGCCGCAATGTGGTCGTCGATTACAAGATCGACGGTGGCCTCCTCAAGAAGCGCGCCTCGACCTTCCGCGCCGTCGACAATGTCAGCATCAGCCTGCATGAGGGCCAGACGATCGGAATCGTGGGGGAATCGGGCTCGGGCAAGTCGACGCTCGGCCGGGCGCTGTTGCGGCTCATTTCCAGCGAGGGCGCCTATCGCTTCGGCAAGACGGATATTTCCGGTCTCGACCGCACCGGCATGCGGCCGCTCCGGCGCAGCATGCAGGTCGTCTTCCAGGATCCCTACGGCTCGCTCTCGCCGCGCCAGACGGTGGGCGAGATCATCACCGAAGGTCTCTATGTGCACGAACCGCAGCTTTCGCGCGCCGAGCGTGACAAGCGGGCGATCGAGGCGCTGAAGGAGGTCGGGCTCGATCCGGCCGCGCGCAACCGCTATCCGCACGAATTCTCCGGCGGCCAGCGCCAGCGCATCGCCATCGCCCGGGCGATGATCCTGAAACCGCAGGCGGTGATCCTCGACGAGCCGACGTCGGCGCTCGACCGGTCCGTGCAGGGCCAGGTGATCGAGCTTTTGCGCGATCTCCAGTCCCGCTACGGTCTCTCCTATGTCTTCATCAGCCACGATCTGTCGGTGGTGCGGGCCATGTCCGATTATGTCGTGGTGATGAAGGACGGCAAGATCGTCGAGGAAGGCCCGACGGATGCCATTTTCAGCGCGCCCCGGGAAGCCTATACCAAGACGCTGATCGGCGCGGCCTACAACATCGCGCCGTAG
- a CDS encoding ABC transporter permease: MTDAVVSSAPTSEVKGRSLFQLAVMRFRRNRPAMAGSVMLVLIACFAFLGPFFISHSYDQVFSSYVTSPPSLEPRPGEDALEDAMKGVASRARVELQSFSVEGEAFTAIVTAKEPIDPRTTRYFDRANEFDKTEVVTTEDEGRKLTLTGIVDREYFLFGTDTNGRDLMARVMLGGQISIAVGLLASLVSLGIGVVYGAISGYMGGRVDNVMMRFVEILYSLPFVFLVVVLVVFFGRSFVLIFIVIGAVEWLDMARIVRGQTLSLKRREFIGAAEALGLTDWQIIRRHVIPNTIGPVVIFVTVIVPKVILLESFLSFLGLGVQAPLTSWGSLIAEGANNIQSAPWLLIFPAIFFVVTLFSLNFVGDGLRDAFDPKDR, from the coding sequence ATGACTGATGCCGTGGTCTCTTCCGCTCCGACGAGCGAGGTGAAGGGGCGCAGCCTCTTCCAGCTCGCCGTCATGCGCTTCCGCCGCAACCGACCGGCCATGGCCGGCAGCGTCATGCTGGTGCTGATCGCCTGCTTCGCCTTCCTCGGGCCGTTCTTCATCAGCCACAGCTACGACCAGGTGTTCTCTTCCTACGTGACCAGCCCGCCGAGCCTCGAGCCGCGACCGGGCGAGGACGCGCTGGAAGACGCGATGAAGGGTGTCGCGTCGCGGGCGCGCGTCGAGTTGCAATCCTTCTCCGTCGAAGGCGAGGCCTTCACCGCCATCGTCACGGCGAAGGAGCCGATCGACCCGCGCACGACGCGCTACTTCGACCGGGCCAACGAGTTCGACAAGACGGAGGTCGTCACGACCGAGGACGAGGGCCGCAAGCTCACGCTTACCGGCATCGTCGACCGGGAATATTTCCTGTTCGGCACGGATACCAACGGCCGCGACCTCATGGCGCGCGTTATGCTCGGCGGGCAGATCTCGATCGCCGTCGGGCTGCTGGCCAGCCTCGTCTCGCTCGGCATCGGCGTCGTCTACGGCGCCATCTCGGGCTATATGGGCGGGCGCGTTGACAACGTCATGATGCGCTTCGTCGAAATCCTCTATTCGCTGCCCTTCGTCTTCCTCGTGGTGGTGCTCGTCGTCTTCTTCGGGCGCAGCTTCGTCTTGATCTTCATCGTCATCGGCGCGGTGGAATGGCTCGACATGGCCCGCATCGTGCGCGGCCAGACGCTGTCGCTGAAGCGGCGGGAATTCATCGGGGCGGCGGAAGCGTTGGGCCTGACGGATTGGCAGATCATCCGCCGGCACGTCATCCCCAACACGATCGGGCCCGTCGTCATCTTCGTGACGGTCATCGTGCCGAAGGTGATCCTGCTCGAAAGCTTCCTCTCCTTCCTCGGCCTCGGCGTCCAGGCGCCGCTGACGAGCTGGGGATCGCTGATCGCGGAAGGCGCCAACAACATCCAGTCGGCGCCATGGCTGCTCATCTTCCCCGCCATCTTCTTCGTCGTCACGCTCTTCTCGCTGAACTTCGTCGGCGACGGCCTGCGCGACGCATTCGACCCGAAGGATCGCTGA
- a CDS encoding gluconeogenesis factor YvcK family protein: MAADRLPHIVLFSGGTACRSTNLALCTKPVRLTRIVPAWDSGGSSKVIRESLGVLAVGDIRQALMTMAHGEGRAGDVVKVCNARLTSGAEADARTEFALYAEGRHPLLERMEPGLRGAILNYLRTFRAGIAADFDFRNGSIGNFILTGAHLAHNSDINTAIFVFRKLCDVAGHVWPSTTADGVDLSAVLNDGTPVAGQHRVTALAEGEGKVGIREIALAAGGERVAANEAVLESLESADAIVFGPGSFFTSILPHFLVEDIVPAIARNVRARRIFIGNILQCRETRGLDMGRMLDIAAGLWRARGGADVRPFTHVLANRQLLPFEKTVGAFAYLGTGQLEEACARIGAEAVIGEFEDPWQRGHHDGEAVADVLSSLLPS, translated from the coding sequence ATGGCCGCAGACCGGTTGCCGCATATCGTACTCTTTTCGGGCGGCACGGCGTGCCGCTCGACCAATCTGGCGCTGTGTACGAAGCCGGTGCGGCTGACGCGCATCGTGCCGGCCTGGGATAGCGGCGGCAGCTCGAAGGTGATCCGCGAAAGCCTCGGGGTGCTCGCCGTCGGCGACATCCGCCAGGCGCTGATGACCATGGCCCATGGCGAGGGCCGGGCGGGCGACGTGGTGAAGGTGTGCAATGCGCGCCTGACCAGCGGCGCCGAGGCCGATGCCCGCACGGAATTCGCGCTCTATGCCGAAGGTCGCCATCCGCTTCTGGAGCGGATGGAGCCGGGCCTGCGCGGCGCGATCCTCAATTACCTGCGCACCTTCCGGGCCGGCATTGCCGCGGATTTCGATTTCCGCAACGGCAGCATCGGCAATTTCATCCTCACCGGCGCGCATCTCGCCCATAACAGCGACATCAACACCGCCATCTTCGTCTTCCGCAAGCTCTGCGACGTGGCCGGCCATGTCTGGCCCTCGACGACGGCCGATGGCGTGGATCTCTCGGCCGTCCTCAACGACGGGACGCCCGTCGCCGGCCAGCACCGGGTGACGGCGCTCGCGGAGGGGGAGGGCAAGGTCGGCATCCGCGAGATCGCCCTTGCGGCCGGCGGCGAGAGGGTGGCGGCGAACGAGGCGGTGCTCGAAAGCCTTGAAAGCGCCGATGCCATCGTCTTCGGCCCGGGCAGCTTCTTCACCAGCATCCTGCCGCATTTCCTCGTCGAGGATATCGTGCCGGCGATCGCGCGCAACGTGCGCGCCCGCCGCATCTTCATCGGCAACATCCTGCAATGCCGGGAGACCCGCGGGCTGGACATGGGGCGCATGCTGGATATTGCCGCCGGCCTGTGGCGCGCGCGCGGCGGCGCGGATGTGCGGCCCTTCACGCATGTGCTGGCGAACCGCCAGCTCCTGCCCTTCGAGAAGACCGTCGGGGCCTTCGCCTATCTCGGCACCGGGCAACTGGAGGAGGCTTGCGCGCGGATCGGCGCGGAGGCGGTGATCGGCGAATTCGAGGATCCGTGGCAGCGCGGCCACCATGACGGCGAGGCCGTCGCCGACGTGCTCAGCTCGCTCTTGCCGTCGTAG
- the paaX gene encoding phenylacetic acid degradation operon negative regulatory protein PaaX, with amino-acid sequence MPAESDRAESAFGALLRAIVEESPLKAAGFIVTIYGDVVEPRGGVVWTGNLIETCAAVGISETLVRTAVSRLVAAGQLAGEREGRRSFYRLAAPARAEFAAAARLLFGPPEAADWHFVQLTGPAPDEAMQVLERAGHARLGPRLAVGVRSLPSFRQPAVVFKAEVLSGGQDLGAFAADHWNLALHADAYRGFLDRFGRLAGLLAGGIRLTAADSLVARLVLVHQYRLVVLRDPRLPLAALPGDWPGEQARRLFTDLYLRLSPEADLHVARSFVTADGRLPEASEATLRRLSLLRDPA; translated from the coding sequence TTGCCGGCGGAAAGCGATAGGGCGGAAAGCGCATTCGGCGCGCTGCTGCGGGCGATCGTCGAGGAAAGCCCGCTGAAGGCGGCAGGCTTCATCGTCACCATCTATGGCGACGTGGTGGAGCCGCGCGGCGGCGTCGTGTGGACCGGCAACCTCATCGAGACCTGCGCCGCCGTCGGCATCAGCGAGACCCTGGTGCGCACCGCCGTCTCCCGCCTCGTCGCCGCAGGCCAGCTTGCCGGCGAGCGCGAGGGGCGCCGCAGCTTCTACCGCCTCGCCGCGCCCGCCCGCGCCGAATTCGCCGCCGCCGCGCGGCTGCTGTTCGGTCCGCCGGAGGCGGCGGACTGGCACTTCGTCCAGTTGACCGGCCCGGCGCCGGACGAGGCGATGCAGGTCCTCGAGCGTGCCGGCCATGCAAGGCTCGGTCCAAGGCTCGCCGTGGGTGTCCGGTCGCTGCCGAGCTTCCGGCAGCCTGCCGTGGTCTTCAAGGCAGAGGTGCTGAGCGGCGGGCAGGACCTCGGCGCCTTCGCCGCGGATCACTGGAACCTTGCCCTGCATGCCGATGCCTATCGCGGCTTCCTTGACCGGTTCGGCCGGCTTGCCGGCCTGCTCGCCGGCGGCATAAGGCTCACCGCAGCCGACAGCCTCGTTGCGCGGCTGGTGCTCGTGCACCAGTATCGTCTCGTCGTGCTGCGCGATCCGCGCCTGCCGCTTGCCGCGCTGCCGGGGGACTGGCCGGGCGAGCAAGCGCGCCGGCTCTTCACGGATCTCTATCTGCGTCTTTCGCCGGAGGCAGACCTGCATGTCGCGCGCAGTTTCGTGACGGCGGATGGCAGACTGCCGGAAGCGAGCGAGGCGACGCTCCGCCGCCTTTCGTTGCTGCGCGATCCGGCCTGA
- a CDS encoding peptide ABC transporter substrate-binding protein, whose protein sequence is MANRLIGFRAALLAGAILLGASPALAEAVLHRGNAGEPQTLDQAHTSINIEEFILKDLYEGLTIYDAAGKIVPGAAESWTVSDDGTVYTFKLRENAKWSDGSPVTAEDFVFSFTRVEDPKTAAGYANILYPIKNAEKANKGEVGLDQLGLKAVDAKTLEVTLERPTPFFLELLAHQTALPVSKASVEKNGADFVKPGTMVSNGAFKLVSHVPNDNLVVEKNAEYWDAANVKLDKVIFYPIDDQAASVRRFEAKEMDLVYNFSADQIDRLKKSYGEEVHVSPTLATYYYAFDTRQEPYSDVRVRRALSMAVDRDFLAKEIYSGSQLPAYSMVPPGMEGYEPAMADFGALSQLDREDEALKLMKEAGYGEDGKPLKIEIRYNTNPNHERVATAVADMWKNTFGAEVSMVNLDVSSHYAYLQEGGKFNVARAGWVADYADAENFLALSTSGNKTFNYGQFKNADYDALMKKSYEERDPAARAKVLHEAEALLMKEQPIAPFLTQADLWLVSAKVQGWHDNAANQHLSRFLSVSE, encoded by the coding sequence ATGGCAAACAGACTGATTGGCTTTCGTGCAGCACTCCTGGCCGGTGCGATCCTCCTGGGCGCAAGCCCGGCCCTCGCCGAAGCGGTGCTTCACCGCGGCAATGCCGGCGAACCGCAGACGCTCGACCAGGCCCACACCTCCATCAACATCGAGGAATTCATCCTGAAGGACCTCTACGAGGGCCTGACGATCTATGACGCCGCCGGCAAGATCGTGCCCGGCGCGGCAGAAAGCTGGACCGTCTCGGACGACGGCACGGTCTATACGTTCAAGCTTCGCGAGAACGCGAAGTGGTCCGACGGGTCCCCAGTAACGGCGGAAGACTTCGTCTTCTCCTTTACGCGCGTCGAGGACCCGAAGACCGCGGCGGGCTACGCCAATATCCTCTATCCGATCAAGAACGCCGAAAAGGCCAACAAGGGCGAGGTCGGCCTCGACCAGCTCGGCCTCAAGGCCGTCGATGCCAAGACGCTGGAAGTGACGCTCGAGCGCCCGACCCCCTTCTTCCTTGAACTGCTCGCGCACCAGACGGCGCTGCCGGTTTCCAAGGCCAGCGTCGAGAAGAACGGCGCGGACTTCGTCAAGCCCGGTACGATGGTGTCCAACGGCGCCTTCAAGCTTGTCAGCCATGTGCCGAACGACAACCTCGTCGTCGAGAAGAACGCGGAATACTGGGATGCGGCCAACGTCAAGCTCGACAAGGTGATCTTCTACCCGATCGACGACCAGGCCGCCTCCGTCCGCCGCTTCGAGGCGAAGGAAATGGACCTCGTCTACAACTTCTCGGCCGACCAGATCGACCGCCTGAAGAAGAGCTATGGCGAGGAGGTCCACGTCTCGCCGACGCTGGCGACCTACTATTATGCCTTCGATACGCGCCAGGAGCCCTATAGCGACGTGCGCGTGCGCCGCGCGCTCTCCATGGCCGTCGACCGCGACTTCCTGGCCAAGGAAATCTACTCCGGTTCCCAGCTTCCGGCCTATTCCATGGTGCCCCCCGGCATGGAGGGCTATGAGCCGGCGATGGCCGATTTCGGCGCGCTCTCCCAGCTCGACCGTGAGGACGAAGCGCTCAAGCTGATGAAGGAAGCCGGCTACGGCGAGGACGGCAAGCCGCTGAAGATCGAGATCCGCTACAACACCAACCCGAACCATGAGCGCGTGGCGACGGCGGTGGCCGACATGTGGAAGAACACGTTCGGCGCCGAAGTCTCGATGGTCAACCTCGACGTGTCCTCGCACTACGCCTACCTGCAGGAAGGCGGCAAGTTCAACGTGGCGCGCGCCGGCTGGGTCGCCGACTACGCGGATGCCGAAAACTTCCTGGCGCTCAGCACGAGCGGCAACAAGACCTTCAACTACGGCCAGTTCAAGAACGCCGACTACGACGCCCTGATGAAGAAGTCGTACGAGGAGCGTGACCCGGCGGCGCGCGCCAAGGTTCTGCACGAGGCCGAAGCCCTGCTCATGAAGGAACAGCCGATCGCGCCGTTCCTCACGCAGGCCGACCTTTGGCTCGTTTCGGCCAAGGTTCAGGGCTGGCATGACAATGCGGCCAACCAGCACCTGAGCCGTTTCCTCAGCGTTTCGGAATAA